One Fontisphaera persica DNA window includes the following coding sequences:
- the miaB gene encoding tRNA (N6-isopentenyl adenosine(37)-C2)-methylthiotransferase MiaB, with translation MPSVYIKTYGCQMNARDSEAVAAQLVARGYTLAPSEETADVILLNTCSVRDFAEQKALNKMRSLVAEQKRRRPGVVVGFLGCMAQSRGAALLDRLPDVDLILGTQKFHRTGEYLDELLNGQRAKAVDIGEEPASEGKIREHLLSGSGPKAPTAFVSIMQGCNQYCTFCIVPYTRGQERSRPLEDIVAECRELVQHGVKEITLLGQIVTSYGRRMIPMRDGKSPFVQLLEAVHEIEGLERLRFTAPHPKGYGDDLVEAYARLPKLAESAHLPAQSGSNRVLKLMHRGYTRERFLEIVRKLRQVNPGMGIATDLIAGFPGETEEDFEQTLSLVREAEFDQAFLFKYSPRRDTPAAMMEGQLPQEVKEERHARLMAVVNEVAARRYQAMVGKTVEILVEGPSKRNPARLMGRTRCNKIVIFEGSERHIGQLLPVRITRAGNFALHGDPAILGLEAE, from the coding sequence ATGCCCAGCGTTTATATTAAAACCTACGGCTGCCAGATGAACGCCCGCGACTCCGAAGCCGTCGCGGCCCAACTGGTGGCCCGCGGCTATACCCTGGCGCCTTCGGAGGAGACGGCCGACGTCATTTTGCTGAACACTTGCAGCGTGCGCGATTTTGCCGAGCAAAAGGCGCTCAATAAAATGCGCTCGCTGGTGGCCGAGCAAAAGCGCCGCCGTCCGGGCGTCGTGGTGGGATTTCTCGGTTGTATGGCGCAAAGCCGCGGCGCCGCTTTGCTGGACCGCCTGCCGGATGTGGATTTGATTCTGGGCACGCAAAAGTTTCACCGGACGGGCGAGTACCTGGACGAGCTGCTCAATGGCCAGCGCGCCAAGGCTGTGGACATTGGCGAGGAGCCGGCCAGCGAGGGCAAGATTCGGGAGCATCTCCTCTCAGGCAGCGGCCCCAAGGCGCCCACCGCCTTTGTGAGCATCATGCAAGGGTGCAACCAGTACTGCACTTTTTGCATCGTCCCCTACACTCGCGGCCAGGAACGCAGCCGCCCGCTGGAGGACATCGTGGCCGAATGCCGCGAGCTGGTGCAGCATGGGGTAAAAGAAATCACGCTGCTGGGGCAAATTGTTACCAGTTATGGCCGCCGCATGATTCCCATGCGCGACGGCAAGTCGCCGTTTGTGCAACTTTTGGAGGCGGTGCATGAAATTGAAGGGCTGGAACGCCTCCGGTTCACCGCCCCCCATCCTAAAGGTTACGGTGACGATTTGGTGGAGGCCTACGCCCGCCTGCCCAAACTGGCCGAAAGTGCCCATCTCCCCGCCCAAAGCGGCAGCAACCGCGTGCTCAAGTTGATGCACCGCGGCTATACCCGCGAGCGTTTTTTGGAAATTGTGCGGAAACTGCGCCAGGTCAACCCCGGCATGGGCATTGCCACAGACTTGATTGCGGGTTTTCCGGGCGAAACGGAGGAAGATTTTGAGCAGACGCTTTCGCTGGTGCGCGAGGCAGAGTTTGACCAAGCCTTTTTGTTCAAGTACAGCCCGCGCCGGGATACACCCGCCGCCATGATGGAAGGACAACTGCCACAGGAAGTTAAGGAAGAGCGTCATGCACGTCTCATGGCAGTGGTCAACGAGGTGGCAGCCCGCCGTTATCAGGCCATGGTGGGCAAAACCGTGGAAATCCTGGTGGAAGGCCCTAGCAAGCGCAACCCGGCTCGTCTCATGGGCCGGACGCGGTGCAATAAAATTGTGATTTTTGAGGGGTCAGAGCGGCACATCGGCCAGCTTTTGCCGGTGCGCATCACCCGTGCTGGCAATTTCGCTTTGCACGGGGACCCGGCCATCCTTGGCTTGGAAGCGGAATAA
- the aceE gene encoding pyruvate dehydrogenase (acetyl-transferring), homodimeric type has product MACCENLLEVSLAEEPPEEAGMVMSTFIERLRKAGLEVPHVVRTPYLNTIPPEEEPDYPGDAELERRIKSYIRWNAMAMVVNANKDNDGIGGHISTYASCATLYEVGFNHFFRGGDGDRPADMVFFQGHAAPGIYARAFLEGRLTEQHLHHFRQELAEGGGLSSYPHPYLMPEFWQFPTVSMGLGPINSIYQARFNRYLKNRGLLKGEEPKVWCFVGDGESDEPETLGAITLASRENLDNLIWVVNCNLQRLDGPVRGNGKIIQELESAFRGAGWNVIKVIWGSDWDKLLKADKTGLLKRRMEETIDGESQKYSVEPGSYIRKHFFGKYPPLLELVNHLTDDQLRKLMRGGHDRKKVYAAYHAAVNHKGQPTVILAQTVKGYGLGEAGEGRNISHQQKKLNEKELREFRARFGVPISDEEIAEAPFYRPPPDSPETKYLLERRKALGGFLPERKVRAAPLTTPKLSEFNEFLKGSSTPASTTMAFVRLLVGLLRNKTLGKHIVPIIPDEARTFGMDPLFREFGIYSSKGQLYEPVDHKSLSYYKEARDGQILEEGITEAGSMASFIAAGTAYASHGIPMVPFYIYYSMFGFQRVGDLMWLAGDIRARGFLLGATCGRTTLNGEGLQHQDGHSLLLASTIPTLLTYDPAFAYEIAVIISDGLRRMYQEGEDIFYYLTLYNENYPMPPMPAGVEEGILKGLYKYKPAPEGMKYKAQILGSGTLIHSALKAQEILAARYGVGADVWSATNYKKLRTDALQARRWNMLHPEAPPRKSYLETLLEKETGPFVAVSDHMKSVPDQIAPWVPGGLMTLGTDGFGRSDTRARLRRFFEVDAECTVIATLYALSQQGKIKPSVVTQAIKDLGVDPEKAFPQCL; this is encoded by the coding sequence ATGGCCTGCTGCGAGAACTTGTTGGAAGTCTCTCTGGCGGAAGAGCCGCCGGAGGAGGCCGGCATGGTGATGAGCACCTTCATCGAGCGGCTCCGCAAAGCCGGCCTCGAAGTGCCGCACGTCGTGCGCACGCCTTACCTCAACACCATTCCCCCGGAGGAAGAACCCGATTATCCCGGCGACGCTGAGCTGGAGCGGCGCATCAAGAGCTACATCCGCTGGAATGCCATGGCCATGGTGGTCAATGCCAACAAGGATAATGATGGCATTGGCGGCCACATCTCCACCTACGCCTCCTGCGCCACCTTGTACGAGGTGGGCTTTAATCATTTCTTCCGGGGGGGTGATGGGGACCGTCCCGCCGACATGGTATTTTTCCAGGGCCATGCCGCGCCCGGCATCTATGCGCGGGCTTTTCTCGAAGGCCGGCTGACCGAGCAACACCTGCACCATTTCCGGCAGGAACTGGCTGAGGGCGGCGGTCTCTCCTCCTATCCCCACCCCTATCTCATGCCGGAGTTCTGGCAGTTTCCAACGGTGTCCATGGGATTGGGGCCGATTAATTCGATTTATCAGGCGCGCTTCAACCGTTATCTGAAAAACCGGGGTTTATTAAAGGGCGAGGAACCTAAAGTCTGGTGTTTCGTTGGCGACGGCGAATCAGATGAACCGGAAACGCTGGGCGCCATCACCCTCGCCTCCCGCGAAAACCTGGACAACCTCATCTGGGTGGTCAACTGCAACCTGCAACGCCTCGACGGCCCCGTCCGCGGCAACGGCAAAATCATTCAGGAATTGGAAAGCGCCTTCCGCGGCGCCGGCTGGAATGTCATCAAGGTCATTTGGGGCAGCGATTGGGACAAGCTCCTCAAAGCCGACAAAACCGGCCTGCTCAAACGGCGCATGGAGGAAACCATTGACGGCGAATCCCAAAAGTACTCCGTCGAACCCGGCAGTTACATCCGCAAGCATTTCTTTGGCAAATACCCGCCCTTGCTCGAGCTGGTGAATCATCTGACGGATGACCAGTTGCGCAAGCTGATGCGCGGCGGCCATGACCGCAAAAAAGTATATGCCGCCTACCATGCCGCCGTGAACCACAAGGGCCAGCCCACCGTCATCCTGGCGCAAACCGTCAAGGGCTACGGGCTGGGCGAGGCGGGTGAAGGCCGCAACATCTCCCATCAACAAAAAAAGCTCAACGAAAAGGAGCTGCGCGAATTCCGCGCCCGCTTCGGCGTGCCCATCAGCGATGAGGAAATTGCCGAGGCGCCCTTCTACCGACCGCCGCCGGACAGCCCGGAAACGAAGTATCTGCTGGAGCGCCGCAAGGCGCTGGGCGGTTTCCTGCCTGAGCGCAAGGTCAGAGCGGCGCCGCTGACCACGCCCAAGCTCTCCGAGTTCAATGAATTTTTGAAAGGCTCCAGCACCCCGGCCTCGACGACGATGGCCTTTGTGCGGCTGCTGGTGGGACTGTTGCGCAACAAGACCCTGGGCAAGCACATTGTCCCCATCATCCCCGATGAGGCGCGCACCTTCGGCATGGACCCGCTGTTCCGCGAGTTCGGCATTTATTCCTCCAAGGGCCAGCTTTACGAGCCGGTGGACCACAAGTCGCTCTCGTATTACAAGGAAGCGCGCGACGGCCAGATTCTGGAAGAAGGCATCACCGAGGCCGGCTCCATGGCCTCGTTCATCGCTGCCGGCACGGCCTACGCCTCCCATGGCATCCCCATGGTGCCGTTTTACATTTATTATTCCATGTTCGGCTTCCAACGGGTGGGCGACCTCATGTGGCTGGCCGGCGACATTCGCGCCCGCGGTTTCCTGCTCGGCGCCACCTGCGGACGCACCACCCTCAACGGCGAGGGGCTGCAACATCAGGACGGCCACAGCCTGCTGCTGGCCAGCACCATCCCCACGCTGCTGACGTATGACCCGGCTTTCGCCTACGAAATTGCCGTCATTATCTCTGACGGCCTGCGCCGGATGTACCAGGAGGGGGAGGACATCTTCTATTACCTCACGCTCTATAATGAGAATTATCCCATGCCGCCCATGCCCGCCGGGGTGGAGGAAGGCATCCTCAAGGGCTTGTACAAGTATAAACCCGCGCCCGAAGGCATGAAATACAAGGCCCAGATTCTGGGCAGCGGCACCCTGATTCACTCGGCGCTCAAAGCGCAAGAAATCCTGGCCGCCCGTTACGGGGTGGGGGCGGACGTCTGGAGCGCCACCAACTACAAAAAACTGCGCACCGATGCCTTGCAAGCGCGCCGCTGGAACATGCTCCACCCGGAGGCACCCCCGCGCAAATCCTACCTCGAGACGCTCCTGGAAAAAGAAACCGGCCCCTTTGTGGCCGTCTCGGACCACATGAAGAGCGTGCCCGACCAGATTGCGCCGTGGGTGCCCGGCGGGTTGATGACCCTCGGTACCGACGGCTTCGGCCGCAGCGATACCCGGGCGCGTCTGCGCCGGTTTTTTGAAGTGGATGCCGAATGCACGGTGATTGCCACCCTGTATGCGCTGAGCCAGCAGGGCAAAATCAAGCCCTCGGTGGTCACGCAGGCCATCAAGGATTTGGGGGTGGACCCGGAGAAGGCGTTTCCGCAATGTCTGTAG
- a CDS encoding uroporphyrinogen decarboxylase family protein, with translation MQTMTSRERVRTALNHRAPDRVPLDLGSTWVTGIHASTYSQLRRALGLPPKRVKVDEPYQMLAEVEPEVADLLGVDTVTIKLPTTIFGFRNQNWKPLTLFDGTEVLVSECFNITVDEQGDWLMYPQGDLRAPPCARMPKGGDFFDAIVRQAPDAEEHLDPREFAEQQVSRHTEEDLAFLQRVTDDLYRNTDKSLVGCWGQGGFGDIALVPGLHVAHPKGIRDPQRWYEMLVERPDYIREIFEIQFEMVFENLKLYRQAVGDKIDVLVISGTDFGSQRGPFIAPRMYRELFKPFHKRLNDWVHQHTPWKTFYHSCGSIAAFLDDFIDAGVDIINPVQCSAAGMEPETLKRQYGDRLVFWGGGVNTQQTLPFGTPDKVRQEVAERIRIFNQNGGFVFNTIHNIQAHTPVENVLAMYETVLGRSLPRAHV, from the coding sequence ATGCAAACCATGACTTCCCGCGAGCGTGTGCGCACCGCTCTAAATCATCGCGCCCCGGACCGCGTGCCTTTGGACCTGGGCAGCACATGGGTTACCGGCATTCACGCCAGCACCTACAGCCAACTGCGCCGGGCGCTTGGCCTGCCACCCAAGCGCGTCAAAGTGGATGAACCTTACCAAATGCTGGCCGAGGTGGAGCCGGAAGTGGCGGATTTGTTGGGGGTGGACACCGTCACCATCAAACTGCCCACCACCATTTTTGGCTTCCGCAATCAAAATTGGAAACCCCTGACCCTGTTTGATGGCACCGAAGTGCTGGTCAGCGAATGCTTCAACATCACCGTGGATGAGCAGGGCGACTGGTTGATGTATCCCCAGGGCGATTTGCGCGCGCCCCCCTGCGCCCGCATGCCCAAGGGCGGCGACTTCTTTGATGCCATTGTGCGGCAGGCACCCGATGCCGAGGAACACCTGGACCCGCGCGAATTTGCCGAGCAACAGGTAAGCCGCCACACCGAGGAAGACCTGGCCTTCCTGCAGCGGGTGACCGATGACCTTTACCGCAACACCGACAAATCACTGGTGGGCTGCTGGGGTCAGGGCGGATTTGGGGACATTGCGCTGGTGCCGGGACTGCATGTGGCGCATCCCAAAGGCATACGGGACCCCCAGCGCTGGTATGAAATGCTCGTCGAGCGGCCGGATTACATCCGCGAGATTTTTGAGATTCAATTCGAGATGGTGTTTGAAAACCTCAAGCTGTACCGGCAGGCGGTGGGCGACAAGATTGATGTGCTGGTCATCAGCGGCACAGATTTTGGTTCGCAGCGTGGTCCGTTCATTGCTCCGCGGATGTACCGCGAGCTGTTCAAACCCTTCCATAAACGGCTCAACGACTGGGTGCACCAACACACCCCCTGGAAGACTTTTTATCATTCGTGCGGCTCCATTGCCGCCTTTTTGGATGACTTTATTGACGCCGGCGTGGACATCATCAATCCCGTGCAATGCTCGGCAGCCGGCATGGAGCCGGAAACCTTGAAGCGCCAGTACGGCGACCGCCTGGTCTTTTGGGGCGGGGGCGTGAACACGCAACAAACTCTTCCCTTTGGCACGCCCGACAAAGTGCGGCAGGAAGTGGCCGAGCGCATCCGGATTTTCAACCAAAACGGCGGCTTCGTGTTCAACACCATTCACAACATCCAGGCCCACACCCCCGTGGAGAATGTGCTGGCCATGTACGAAACCGTGCTGGGGCGCAGCTTGCCGAGGGCGCACGTTTGA
- a CDS encoding competence/damage-inducible protein A — protein sequence MTARVEIINTGSELLLGRVLNTHQLWLCRQLTDAGFAVTRQVTVPDTGPEIAAAVRESLGRAEVVITTGGLGPTSDDLTREEVAKLLGRALREDAGVLQHIAGYFERRKRVQPASTKVQALVPEGATVFMNQFGTAPGLWMEVPAGQFRAAGGAVLVMLPGPPRELHPMFREQVLPRLRQHFAGLEDYAVVTLRSSGLGESRVEEIISPPLQELLQQGLELGFCARPAEVDVRLSARGPQAAARVRQARQVVERLIGPFIYGEGEERLEEVVARRLLENKTRLALAESCTGGFLAHRLTNVPGISQALWGGVVAYANEAKSLWLDVPPALLAEHGAVSAPVAEAMARGALQRANAEVAIAITGIAGPGGGTPEKPVGTVFIALAWREGIHVQPHLNAMDRETFKYVTTQQALDLLRRWLNGLPLEQGRP from the coding sequence ATGACGGCGCGCGTGGAAATCATCAACACCGGCTCCGAGCTGCTGCTGGGGCGGGTGCTCAATACTCATCAACTCTGGCTCTGCCGGCAACTGACCGACGCCGGTTTCGCCGTGACCCGGCAGGTGACCGTGCCGGACACCGGGCCGGAAATCGCCGCGGCGGTGCGTGAATCTCTTGGCCGGGCGGAGGTGGTCATCACCACCGGCGGACTGGGGCCGACCTCCGATGATTTGACCCGCGAGGAGGTGGCCAAACTTCTGGGCCGCGCCCTGCGGGAAGACGCCGGGGTGTTGCAACATATTGCCGGCTATTTTGAGCGGCGCAAACGGGTGCAACCGGCCAGCACCAAAGTGCAGGCCCTGGTGCCGGAGGGGGCCACCGTTTTCATGAACCAGTTTGGCACCGCGCCGGGCTTGTGGATGGAAGTGCCCGCCGGCCAGTTTCGCGCCGCCGGCGGCGCGGTGCTGGTGATGCTGCCGGGGCCGCCGCGCGAGTTGCATCCCATGTTTCGGGAGCAGGTGTTGCCCCGCTTGCGCCAGCATTTTGCCGGCTTGGAGGATTACGCGGTGGTGACGCTGCGCTCCAGCGGGCTGGGCGAATCACGGGTGGAGGAAATCATCTCCCCGCCGCTGCAGGAGCTGCTGCAACAAGGGCTGGAGTTGGGCTTCTGCGCCCGCCCCGCCGAGGTGGATGTGCGCCTCTCGGCGCGCGGGCCGCAGGCCGCCGCGCGGGTCCGCCAGGCCCGCCAGGTGGTGGAGCGGCTCATCGGGCCTTTTATTTATGGCGAAGGGGAGGAGCGCCTCGAAGAAGTGGTGGCGCGGCGGTTGTTGGAAAATAAGACGCGGCTGGCGCTGGCGGAGTCCTGCACCGGGGGATTTCTCGCCCACCGGCTGACCAATGTGCCGGGCATTTCACAAGCCTTGTGGGGCGGCGTGGTGGCTTACGCCAATGAAGCCAAAAGTCTATGGCTGGACGTGCCCCCGGCGCTGTTGGCGGAACATGGCGCCGTGAGCGCGCCCGTGGCGGAGGCAATGGCGCGGGGAGCGCTCCAACGAGCGAATGCCGAGGTGGCCATCGCCATCACCGGCATCGCCGGGCCGGGCGGCGGCACACCGGAGAAACCAGTGGGCACGGTGTTCATCGCGCTGGCGTGGCGGGAGGGCATCCACGTGCAACCCCACCTCAACGCCATGGACCGCGAGACGTTCAAATATGTCACGACGCAGCAGGCGCTGGATTTGCTGCGGCGATGGCTGAACGGCCTGCCCCTGGAACAGGGGCGGCCATAA
- a CDS encoding RNA polymerase sigma factor has translation MPWDAEAQVEAADADLKRWAQAWLLRRDESAARALMQALYPTVMAIIRARRIPPPAEEDVAQEVFIKFFDKLGAWRERAPLRHWLARIATNQCLDYLRAEVRNKELRLADLTEEEAQALEQSLESPERLADLQAGTVELARKLLSRLAPEERVVIEMLDLEGRTATEVQQLTGWSSVAIRVRAFRARRKLKIWMQRMGSKL, from the coding sequence GTGCCCTGGGATGCAGAGGCTCAAGTCGAAGCTGCGGATGCCGACCTTAAACGCTGGGCGCAAGCCTGGTTGCTCCGGCGCGACGAGTCGGCGGCGCGCGCCTTGATGCAGGCCCTTTATCCCACGGTCATGGCCATCATCCGCGCGCGGCGCATTCCGCCGCCGGCGGAAGAGGACGTGGCGCAGGAAGTATTCATCAAGTTTTTTGACAAACTGGGCGCCTGGCGCGAGCGCGCTCCGCTGCGGCATTGGCTGGCACGGATTGCCACCAATCAATGCCTGGATTATTTGCGGGCCGAGGTGCGCAATAAAGAGCTGCGCCTGGCCGATTTGACCGAAGAAGAGGCGCAGGCGCTAGAGCAGAGTTTGGAATCGCCCGAACGGCTGGCCGACCTGCAGGCGGGCACGGTGGAGCTGGCCCGGAAACTCCTCTCCCGGCTCGCGCCGGAGGAGCGGGTGGTCATTGAGATGCTGGACCTGGAAGGGCGGACGGCCACTGAGGTGCAGCAGTTGACCGGGTGGTCCAGCGTGGCCATTCGCGTGCGGGCTTTCCGGGCGCGGCGTAAATTAAAGATTTGGATGCAACGCATGGGGTCAAAGTTATGA
- the typA gene encoding translational GTPase TypA, whose amino-acid sequence MQHIRNIAIIAHVDHGKTTLVDCLLKQSGTFRANQAIAAEERIMDSMDLEREKGITIRAKNAAFKYKDYHINIVDTPGHADFGGEVERIMNMIDGVLLVVDAAEGPQAQTRFVLRKALEAGAKPIVVINKIDRENAQPHRVLDQVFDLFLSLHATDEQLDFPVIYASAKDGYAREKLEDTTDHMGPLFEAIVRHIPPPRARAGEGFQLLVANLDYSDYLGRIAFGKIYSGKIKVGDNAVCLHGNGVKTPGKITAIFHFEGLKRIEVPEAHAGDIVGVTGFEEVFIGETIADSEERPALPFVPIDPPTIQMQFAVNDGPLAGTEGSLVTARHLKERLLKELRTNVSLRVEDTDAPNIFNVSGRGEMQIAILVEQMRREGYEVLVSRPEVIFRQDAAGNLLEPIEKMFLEIPKEYMGAVLENLSNRKAEITHMDHHGEHVTIEALIPMRGLIGFETDLVNMTRGLGVMSHLFHEYGPFRGEIISRKNGSLVSIEDGIATAYALNMNQERGRLFIEPGDRVYKGMIVGENARENDIPVNPCKTKHLTNMRSQGEGKGIQLEPPLKMSLERALEYIGPDEYVEATPKSLRLRKKELDETKRKRAAQKGGVRVIAPAA is encoded by the coding sequence ATGCAGCATATTCGCAATATCGCGATCATTGCCCACGTGGATCATGGCAAGACCACGTTGGTGGATTGCTTGTTGAAACAGTCGGGCACCTTCCGCGCCAACCAGGCCATTGCGGCCGAGGAGCGCATCATGGATTCCATGGATTTGGAGCGCGAGAAGGGCATCACCATCCGCGCCAAAAACGCCGCCTTCAAATACAAAGACTACCACATCAACATCGTGGACACGCCGGGGCACGCCGACTTTGGCGGTGAAGTCGAGCGCATCATGAACATGATTGACGGCGTGCTGCTGGTGGTGGACGCGGCGGAGGGGCCCCAGGCGCAGACGCGCTTTGTGCTGCGCAAGGCGCTGGAAGCCGGCGCCAAACCCATCGTGGTCATCAACAAAATTGACCGCGAGAACGCCCAGCCCCACCGCGTGCTGGACCAGGTGTTTGATTTGTTCCTGTCGCTCCATGCCACCGATGAGCAACTGGATTTTCCGGTAATTTACGCCAGCGCCAAGGACGGTTACGCCCGGGAAAAGCTGGAGGACACCACCGACCACATGGGGCCGCTGTTTGAGGCCATTGTCCGGCACATCCCGCCGCCGCGAGCCCGCGCAGGGGAGGGTTTTCAACTGCTGGTGGCCAACCTGGATTACTCGGATTATCTGGGCCGCATTGCTTTTGGCAAGATTTACAGCGGCAAAATCAAGGTGGGCGACAATGCGGTTTGCCTGCACGGCAACGGCGTGAAGACGCCGGGCAAAATCACCGCCATTTTCCACTTCGAGGGCCTCAAGCGGATTGAAGTGCCCGAGGCGCATGCCGGCGACATTGTGGGCGTGACCGGCTTTGAAGAGGTGTTCATCGGCGAAACCATTGCGGATTCCGAGGAGCGGCCCGCCCTGCCGTTTGTGCCGATTGACCCGCCTACCATCCAAATGCAGTTTGCCGTGAATGACGGCCCGCTGGCCGGCACGGAGGGCAGCCTGGTCACCGCGCGCCATCTCAAGGAACGCCTGCTCAAGGAGCTGCGCACCAATGTTTCCCTGCGAGTGGAGGACACGGACGCCCCCAATATTTTCAACGTCAGCGGCCGCGGCGAAATGCAAATCGCCATTCTCGTCGAGCAGATGCGCCGTGAGGGCTACGAAGTGCTGGTTTCCCGGCCCGAAGTCATCTTCCGCCAGGACGCCGCGGGCAACCTGCTGGAGCCGATTGAAAAGATGTTCCTGGAAATCCCCAAGGAATACATGGGGGCGGTGCTGGAAAACCTGTCCAACCGCAAGGCGGAAATCACCCACATGGACCATCACGGCGAGCACGTGACCATCGAGGCGCTGATTCCCATGCGCGGCCTCATCGGCTTCGAGACGGACCTGGTCAACATGACCCGCGGCCTGGGGGTGATGAGCCACCTGTTTCACGAGTACGGCCCTTTCCGCGGCGAAATCATCTCGCGCAAAAACGGCTCGCTGGTCAGCATCGAGGACGGCATCGCCACCGCGTACGCGCTGAACATGAACCAGGAGCGCGGCCGGTTGTTCATCGAGCCGGGGGACCGCGTGTACAAAGGCATGATTGTGGGCGAGAATGCGCGGGAAAACGACATTCCGGTCAATCCCTGCAAGACCAAGCACCTGACCAACATGCGCTCCCAGGGCGAAGGCAAAGGCATCCAATTGGAGCCGCCTTTGAAGATGTCGCTGGAACGTGCCCTGGAATATATTGGGCCGGACGAGTACGTGGAAGCCACGCCCAAAAGCTTGCGTTTGCGCAAAAAGGAATTAGATGAAACCAAACGCAAGCGCGCCGCCCAGAAAGGCGGGGTGCGCGTGATTGCGCCGGCGGCTTGA
- a CDS encoding ferredoxin, translated as MADKANKYPINAPGKYYVDNQCIDCDLCRETAPNNFKRNEEGGFSYVFKQPENEEEVKQCEEAIANCPVEAIGSDGE; from the coding sequence ATGGCTGACAAAGCAAACAAATACCCGATCAACGCGCCGGGCAAATATTACGTGGACAATCAGTGCATTGATTGTGACCTGTGCCGCGAAACCGCTCCCAATAATTTCAAGCGCAACGAGGAAGGCGGCTTCTCTTACGTGTTCAAACAGCCGGAAAACGAAGAGGAAGTGAAGCAATGCGAAGAGGCCATTGCCAACTGCCCGGTGGAAGCCATCGGCAGTGATGGAGAGTAA
- a CDS encoding DUF4412 domain-containing protein, whose protein sequence is MKNLFRPAVLLVAILALPLTGYPQIGGPNPGSAFDVAFTKLFGDIKGFSAKSDIALKEAKGVTTLAANFAMLDDKIRMDMDLGQIKGPDVPPDMAAQLKGMGMDKISTIVDTKAKRVQLIYPTAKAYADMPLPQEQAAALEKEPKMERTKLGEEKVEGHDCIKYRYTFEDDQGKKREALVWQAAKLKDFPVKIQTTEKGNEITILYKDIKLDRPAASQFAVPDDFTKYAGMMELMQGVMMKQMQVPR, encoded by the coding sequence ATGAAAAATCTATTCCGGCCAGCAGTCCTCCTGGTTGCCATCCTTGCCCTGCCCCTCACGGGTTACCCGCAAATCGGCGGCCCGAATCCCGGTTCAGCCTTTGATGTGGCGTTCACCAAATTATTTGGGGACATCAAAGGTTTCAGTGCCAAGTCCGACATTGCGCTCAAAGAGGCCAAGGGCGTCACCACCCTCGCGGCCAACTTTGCCATGCTCGACGACAAAATCCGCATGGACATGGATTTGGGGCAAATCAAAGGGCCGGACGTCCCCCCCGACATGGCTGCCCAATTAAAAGGGATGGGGATGGACAAAATCTCCACCATCGTGGACACCAAAGCCAAACGTGTGCAGCTTATCTACCCCACCGCCAAGGCCTACGCTGACATGCCCCTGCCCCAAGAACAGGCGGCAGCACTGGAAAAAGAGCCCAAAATGGAGCGCACCAAGCTGGGTGAAGAGAAGGTGGAAGGCCACGATTGCATCAAGTACCGCTACACCTTCGAGGATGACCAGGGCAAAAAGCGCGAGGCCCTCGTCTGGCAGGCCGCCAAGCTCAAAGACTTTCCCGTCAAAATCCAAACCACCGAGAAGGGCAACGAAATCACCATCCTCTACAAAGACATCAAACTGGACCGCCCGGCCGCCAGCCAATTCGCGGTGCCAGACGATTTCACCAAATACGCCGGCATGATGGAATTGATGCAGGGCGTGATGATGAAGCAGATGCAGGTGCCGCGGTAA